Within the [Chlorobium] sp. 445 genome, the region GCGATGTCAGCGATTTGGCGCGCTGGCACACAGAGGCTGAACTGGCTGAATTTCTCGAACTTATGACCACGCTGCTCTGCCGTATCGCTGCGCTTGGCATTGAGGGCATGCGGCTCAACCCTGCACCGACGCCCTGCTCAGAGCGTGCGACATAATTTTTCAACCATGCAGCGTCTCAAGGCGCTGCAGTCAAACATGCATTGCGATGCAAGAACAACACCTGCTTTTAGAAATTGACAAAGAACTTCAACGGCTTTTTCGTGCACTCGATGCGCTGGGCTCTGACGACTTAGAGCTTGACCTTGCCGATGGCAAACTGGTCATTGAGTTTGAGGATGGCACAAAACTTATCATCAATCGTCAGAGCGCAACCAATCAAATTTGGTTAGCCGAACCGCAAGGCGGCTGGCGATTTGATTTCAAAGACCACAAGTGGCTCGACGACAAGCGGGGACTTGAGCTCTCAGCTGTGCTCTCTGAGCTTGTTAGCGCCAAACTTGGTCGGCCTATTTCCTTGACATAATTGCCTTGCCATCGCTACGCCTTACGCTTTGCGACGTCGTGCCATGGGGCATTTTGATTTTGTTGGATGGTAGCTGTTTGCTGAGCTGCAAACATGAGGCTTTGTTATGCATTCCAAGACATTGTCATGGTTAGACACTGCGCTGTCGTCTCACTTTGGACAGCGCATAACGATTTTGAAGTGCACGCATCTTTCTGGCGGCTCAATTCACCATGCTGCAAAAGTTGAGACCAGCGTCGGGACATTTTTTTGTTAAGCATAACACCGTGCAGCATCACGAGAACTTTCTTGCTGAAGCCGATGGTCTGGCTTGTCTGCGTGCCACGCACACCTTTGCTGTGCCTGAAACACTTCTTGTGGGCGCAACGGACCATGAGGCTTTTTTTGGTCTTGCACTATGTTGAGCAAGGTGCAGCATCTTCGGCGTTTTGGGACACCTTCGGTGAGCGTCTTGCGCTTTTGCACCGTCATAGTGCAGCACAATTTGGCTACAAGCAGCATAATTTTATCGGCGCTCTTCCGCAGCAGAATACATGGCATCGGCGTTGGTCAGAATTTTTTATTGAGGAGCGACTTCGTCCCATGCTTAAGCGTGCCCGTCAGGCGTCTTTGCTTTCAGTGCACGAGGTAAAGCGCGTTGAGCGACTTTTTCCTGCGCTTGAGTCGTTTTTCCCTGATGAGCCACCGGCACTCTTGCATGGCGATTTGTGGAGCGGCAATTTTCTGGTCGGTTCTGAGGGCTTGCCGGTGCTCTTCGACCCTGCCGTGTATTTCGGACACCGTGAAGCTGAGATTGCTTTCATGCATCTTTTTGGGGGCTTTAGTGAGCGACTCTTTGAGGTCTATCATGCTGTGTTTCCACTTGTGCCAGAGTGGCGTGCCCGTCTTGAGGTGTTCAATCTTTATCCGCTTCTGGTGCATCTAAATTTGTTTGGTCGTTCTTACTGGTCTGCTATTGAGCGGACACTGCGCCGATTTGCGCCATGACGCCCTGCACAGGTTTGACATTTGTAGCCTGTTGCAATTGCATTATTTTTGCAACACTTAACGTTGAGTGGTATCGAACACTTGCTGTGGAGATGAACCGCAAACCCAAAGGTATTATTTATCCGAAAGCTAACCGCATCAATTTTGTGGAACTGACCCCTTTGCCGCTTGGTCCCAGCGATGTACGTGTGCGCACGCTTGCCACCTCCATCACGCCCGGTGTGGAGCGTTTTGTGCTTACGGGCAAATCCATCACGTCAAAAGAAATCAAGTTTCCTGTGCTTTCGGGCAGTGAATTAGTTGGTGAGGTTGTCGAGATTGGCTCAAATGTGATTGATGTAGAAGTTGGCGATTATGTGTTTGTGCATCGTGTGGACAATTGGCTTGAGCTGACGCCGCTCTTTGGTTGCCAAGCTGAGTATGTCGTTACCAATCAAGCCAATGTGATTCCGATTCGCAGGCAACCCGAAGAAAAAGATATCTTGATTGGCTTAGTCGCCTATGCGATTTCCGCTGTCAAAAAACTTAATCTTGAAGCCATAGAGCGCATCTTGATTGTTGGCTTAGGCTCAGTGGGGTTAATGCTTGCAGAGTATTTGAACTACAAGGGCTTCAGTGCCGTCGATGCCTGTGAGAAATATCAGACGCGTGGGCTGCTGGCAGCGGCAAAAGACATTGCTTTTGATATCTTAGATTTTCCTTCGGATTACCTTGAGCGCTACGATGTGATTATTGAAACGACTGGTCGCCTCTTAATCCTCGAGCAAGCCATGAAATTGCTCAAGCCGCGTGGCACGTTTCTTTTGGTGGGAAACTATGATGAGATGAAACTTGACTATCGGCTCATTCAAGATAAAGAGCCGATTTTCGTTACCTCCATTCGCACCAGTGATGATGATTTTTTTGAAGCTAAGTATTTGCTTTCTGAAGATGCGTTGCCTGTAGAGAAATTTCTTACGCACCGTTTCCCTGTCTCAGAATATGAGCAAGCCTACGATGTAGCTTTGAACCGCGCCGATGCCATCAAAACCGTGCTCGTCTGGTAGGGCAAGGGGACAGGTGCGGCTCTTGGTTTGTGCATGGTTGGGAAGTATATTCGGCTCTCATTTTTGATAACTAATAGCAACTTGTGATGAACTTCAATCGCCTTTTTTCTCTTTCACGCTCGATTTTGCTTGCTGTGCTCACAGTTTTTGCAGCACAGCGCGCTATGGCTCAAGCGCCATCGACTGTGGTTACCACTGCTGTTCCGTTTTTGCTTATTAGTCCCGATTCTCGTGCCGCGGGCATGGGTGACGCCAATGTCGCTATTGCTGACAACGCCAGCGCGGTGTTCTGGAATCCTGCTGGATTAGGCTATCAAAAAGGATTTGATGTCAATCTGACTTACTCAAACTGGCTGCCTGCATTCAACGCCGATCTTTTCTACAATTTTCTTACGGGGAAATACTATGTGCCGGGCTGGGGCACCTTTGGCCTTAGCCTCATTTATCTCAACCTTGGTGAAAGCCGTTTTACAGACGGAGCGGGCAATGACCTGGGCGCATTTCGCAGTTATGAGTTTGCCGTTGGTCTGCACTATGGCGTGCGCGTATTGCCTGAACTTTCGCTGGGCACCTCTATTCGCTACATCAATAGCTCACTTTCGCCTGCTAGTGTGCAAGTCGGCAATGAGCGCAGCGCTGGTCAGGGTAATAGCATCTCGTTTGACCTTGCCACACTCTGGCGTCCGCAATTTGGTGGCTGGCTCAGCGATCGGCTTAGCTTCGGGTTGAATATCTCGAACATCGGTCCAGCCATGACCTATGTTGATGCTGCACAAGCCGACCCCCTGCCGACCAACTTTCGTGCTGGCTTTGCCTTTCGTTTGCTCAACGATGACTACAACAAAATGACCGTTACCGCTGATGTCAGTCGCTTACTGGTGCGCCGCACTGTAGAATTTGAACCACGCGGCGACACGCTGCTGCCACGACTGAAAACCGATGGATTCCTGCAAGCGCTTTTTACTTCTTGGGGCGTCGAAGCTGTGCTTCGCACTTTTACCACCGGCGTCGGCATCGAGTATTGGTATGGCAAACCTTCACTCCTTGCGCTGCGTGCCGGCTATTTCTATGAAGATCAACGCACAGGCGGACGGCAATTCCTAACCTTCGGTGCTGGGTTGCGCTACAACTTCTTAGGAGTTGATTTCAGTTATCTGCAAGCTGTCGAACAAAATCATCCACTGGCAGGGACAGTCAGAATCTCGCTCGTGCTTAACTTTCCGACGCTCGGTCAAGCCTCACGGCAATGATGTTCTTGAGTCTCTCACGGGGCTTGTTGCGCAAGCCCCTTTTTTG harbors:
- the cyaY gene encoding iron donor protein CyaY, producing MQEQHLLLEIDKELQRLFRALDALGSDDLELDLADGKLVIEFEDGTKLIINRQSATNQIWLAEPQGGWRFDFKDHKWLDDKRGLELSAVLSELVSAKLGRPISLT
- a CDS encoding alcohol dehydrogenase, yielding MNRKPKGIIYPKANRINFVELTPLPLGPSDVRVRTLATSITPGVERFVLTGKSITSKEIKFPVLSGSELVGEVVEIGSNVIDVEVGDYVFVHRVDNWLELTPLFGCQAEYVVTNQANVIPIRRQPEEKDILIGLVAYAISAVKKLNLEAIERILIVGLGSVGLMLAEYLNYKGFSAVDACEKYQTRGLLAAAKDIAFDILDFPSDYLERYDVIIETTGRLLILEQAMKLLKPRGTFLLVGNYDEMKLDYRLIQDKEPIFVTSIRTSDDDFFEAKYLLSEDALPVEKFLTHRFPVSEYEQAYDVALNRADAIKTVLVW